A single uncultured Methanolobus sp. DNA region contains:
- a CDS encoding tyrosine-type recombinase/integrase translates to MEKIEPIHTPDGTRILGPYELDIFRDSISKDYLTTIFDVCFWSGMRYVEVQRLHAHPEWWLKVRRTIHLPEEAQRKAKRKQLERYIHPIPPQLENVLNYFFKNKQPPSQSTWNENLLRWGERSGLDLDGLSSKTTRKSIESWMVAAGIPLNIVCLRQGHDKLTSMNHYQGLPFTEAEKMEIQRRLAGWI, encoded by the coding sequence ATGGAAAAAATCGAGCCTATTCACACCCCGGATGGAACAAGAATCTTAGGACCCTATGAGCTGGATATCTTCCGGGACTCAATAAGCAAGGATTATCTTACTACTATATTTGATGTTTGTTTCTGGTCAGGGATGCGTTACGTAGAGGTCCAGAGACTGCACGCTCATCCGGAATGGTGGCTGAAGGTCCGCAGGACAATACACCTTCCTGAAGAAGCTCAGAGGAAGGCCAAGAGAAAGCAACTGGAACGATACATACATCCTATCCCCCCACAGCTGGAGAATGTCCTGAACTACTTTTTCAAGAATAAGCAGCCACCTTCACAGTCAACATGGAATGAGAATCTGTTACGATGGGGTGAGAGATCTGGTCTGGATCTTGATGGTCTGAGTAGCAAAACGACCAGGAAAAGTATAGAGTCCTGGATGGTTGCTGCAGGGATTCCGCTGAACATAGTTTGTCTTCGGCAGGGACATGATAAACTTACATCGATGAACCATTACCAGGGACTACCATTTACGGAAGCTGAGAAGATGGAGATTCAGAGAAGGCTGGCGGGGTGGATTTAG
- a CDS encoding S1 family peptidase: MKDAFKIVLRMLFISIMLIGTVGAESTDSTQNELIEGEYYFPEYGSTVFDSLKGDEKVIDFRGSVPEITEAKEKRQWMNTMWTCINNSQNELIPYMTQNGGNLVGFGTDYSGYIFVEFDKEQKDTIDKSTIDELYAIIDNNAKKADIVDTPVVFRIGEEEVMESRTTQWTNLIGGIRIVRGGNVGSTLMCAAQEDSSGTKGFIMSGHAAINAGGIGAPIYQPDTSRQVGEVDYYSYVFADAAWVEANNVVDDIYYSDTDNTRDVRNGFDDPEVGDIVYKSGISTLLTSGPVTERYVTHTTDLGPLYYQFVADYDSAGGDSGAPVFKKYGSTQVKLVGIHRASAGEYVRFSPISGVMADLGVTPLY, encoded by the coding sequence ATGAAAGATGCGTTTAAAATAGTTCTCCGCATGCTTTTTATTTCAATCATGCTGATAGGAACAGTGGGGGCTGAATCTACGGATTCAACTCAAAATGAATTGATTGAAGGCGAATACTATTTCCCAGAATACGGATCAACTGTGTTTGATTCTCTTAAAGGGGATGAAAAAGTAATTGATTTTAGGGGATCAGTGCCTGAAATAACAGAAGCAAAAGAAAAGAGACAATGGATGAACACAATGTGGACATGTATAAATAACTCCCAGAATGAGCTTATACCATACATGACTCAAAATGGAGGCAATCTTGTTGGTTTTGGTACCGACTACAGCGGGTATATTTTTGTAGAATTTGATAAGGAGCAAAAAGATACAATCGATAAGTCTACAATTGATGAATTGTATGCTATAATAGATAACAATGCAAAAAAAGCAGACATCGTAGATACTCCCGTAGTTTTCAGAATTGGTGAAGAAGAAGTCATGGAGTCCCGTACAACTCAATGGACAAATCTGATAGGTGGCATCAGAATAGTAAGAGGAGGAAATGTTGGTTCCACATTGATGTGTGCAGCGCAAGAAGACAGTAGTGGCACAAAAGGTTTCATCATGTCTGGTCATGCAGCAATAAATGCAGGTGGTATTGGAGCACCTATATATCAGCCAGATACTTCAAGGCAGGTAGGAGAAGTTGATTATTACAGCTACGTTTTTGCAGATGCTGCGTGGGTAGAAGCAAATAATGTTGTAGATGATATATATTATTCCGATACTGACAATACTCGTGACGTAAGAAATGGTTTTGATGACCCCGAAGTAGGTGATATTGTTTATAAATCTGGAATATCAACCCTATTAACAAGCGGTCCTGTTACGGAAAGATATGTTACACACACGACTGATTTAGGTCCTCTATATTATCAATTCGTTGCCGATTATGATTCTGCCGGTGGAGACAGTGGTGCTCCGGTGTTCAAGAAGTATGGAAGTACACAGGTAAAACTTGTTGGTATTCATAGAGCAAGTGCTGGCGAATACGTCCGATTTTCTCCAATTAGTGGAGTTATGGCTGACCTAGGCGTCACTCCTTTGTACTGA
- a CDS encoding helix-turn-helix transcriptional regulator gives MKNRIKELRARYDMTQEDLAKRAGVRRETILFLEKGKYNPSLKLAYIIASIFDSKIEDVFVFEDSDIE, from the coding sequence ATGAAAAACAGAATAAAAGAACTTCGTGCTCGGTATGATATGACCCAGGAAGATCTCGCAAAAAGAGCAGGGGTCAGGAGAGAGACCATATTATTTCTGGAAAAAGGAAAGTATAACCCTTCTTTAAAGTTGGCTTACATAATTGCAAGTATTTTTGACTCCAAAATTGAAGATGTTTTTGTCTTTGAAGATAGTGATATCGAGTGA
- a CDS encoding DUF2178 domain-containing protein codes for MNIDKYNLRFLETIAILFLLGLTLWYLEYYGIGFCLIIVSLTLTVMFLYVSSKPREYFIRDERSVLINEKAGYHAFWILIMSMAILVMVDWHTELLYKEVSSLLYIIAMLSWSILRWYYDKKGFEQNP; via the coding sequence ATGAATATTGACAAATACAATTTACGTTTCTTGGAAACTATAGCCATCCTATTCCTGCTAGGATTGACCTTATGGTACCTTGAATATTATGGAATAGGCTTTTGCCTCATTATTGTGAGTTTAACGTTAACAGTGATGTTTTTATATGTATCCAGCAAACCAAGGGAATACTTCATACGTGATGAAAGAAGCGTGCTGATTAATGAAAAAGCAGGATATCATGCTTTTTGGATACTTATAATGAGCATGGCCATCCTTGTAATGGTCGATTGGCACACTGAACTCCTGTACAAAGAAGTCAGTTCGCTGCTGTATATTATTGCAATGTTATCCTGGAGCATTTTACGTTGGTACTATGACAAAAAAGGCTTCGAGCAGAATCCATGA
- a CDS encoding DUF2178 domain-containing protein: MDIIDIIGQLVPFIIGYSIGFFLHRKAHQQSDEPEHDERTKKIAGNASQSTIIVLMLAIAVFLGGELFGVLKLQVMQVLIFIFFLMLASLIGFRQFYSKKEV; encoded by the coding sequence ATGGATATTATAGACATAATCGGGCAATTGGTGCCATTTATTATAGGATATTCAATAGGATTCTTCCTTCATCGCAAGGCACATCAGCAGTCAGATGAACCGGAGCATGATGAACGAACAAAAAAAATAGCAGGAAATGCTTCACAAAGTACGATTATTGTACTCATGTTAGCAATTGCTGTGTTTCTCGGGGGAGAACTTTTTGGTGTACTTAAGTTGCAAGTAATGCAGGTATTGATTTTTATCTTTTTCCTGATGTTGGCATCACTAATAGGTTTCAGACAATTTTACAGTAAAAAAGAAGTATAA
- a CDS encoding serpin family protein, translating to MKYTNMLSLMFVLCTLLISGCAEDSTVSPESIINAESAEDFNIAAANNAFAFDLYSIMANNDENICFSPYSIFTAMAICYDGAEGSTKEQISNVFYFPLRKSVLEGRSKEMIDIINAHNDAYEFKTANALWVREDYLLNEQYTSNVENYYDGTITPLDFMGEPEESRLIINNWVENKTNNKIKDLLAKGIFDGPIKLVITNAVYFNGTWSQEFSEATGERVFHLSNGQETKVDTMYVINTYNYGEDDKAQILELPYKGDDISMYIVLPYVNDIEEFENNLSLDYYSILKNNVDSSEVKILLPKFTFKARTKLNDPLKDMGMVDAFDYAVADFSSISNTSSLSISEVVHQAYISVNEKGTEAAAATEIESVDSMPEYDYEFSADHPFLFFIEDKRTGCILFMGKVESPESE from the coding sequence ATGAAATATACTAATATGTTATCCTTGATGTTTGTATTATGTACATTATTGATTTCAGGGTGCGCAGAAGATTCTACTGTAAGTCCAGAGTCCATTATAAATGCAGAGTCGGCCGAAGATTTTAATATTGCAGCTGCAAACAATGCTTTTGCTTTTGATTTGTATTCTATTATGGCAAATAACGATGAAAATATCTGCTTTTCACCATACAGTATATTCACCGCAATGGCTATTTGCTATGATGGAGCGGAGGGTTCTACAAAAGAACAGATCTCAAATGTATTTTACTTTCCACTCAGAAAATCGGTTCTGGAAGGAAGGTCGAAAGAGATGATAGATATAATCAATGCTCACAACGATGCATATGAGTTTAAAACTGCGAATGCCCTGTGGGTTCGTGAAGATTATCTATTGAATGAACAATACACTTCTAACGTAGAAAACTATTATGATGGTACAATTACACCACTTGATTTTATGGGGGAACCCGAAGAATCCAGACTCATTATCAATAATTGGGTCGAGAACAAAACTAACAACAAAATAAAGGATTTACTTGCCAAAGGCATCTTTGATGGACCTATAAAGCTGGTAATTACCAATGCCGTATATTTTAATGGCACCTGGTCGCAGGAATTTAGTGAAGCAACCGGAGAGCGAGTATTTCACCTTTCCAATGGGCAGGAAACAAAAGTTGATACAATGTATGTCATAAACACATACAACTATGGAGAGGATGACAAAGCACAGATATTAGAATTACCATATAAGGGGGATGATATTAGTATGTACATTGTTCTTCCATATGTGAATGACATTGAAGAATTTGAAAACAACTTATCCCTTGATTATTATAGCATTCTTAAAAATAATGTAGATTCAAGTGAAGTTAAAATTCTGTTGCCAAAGTTTACGTTTAAAGCAAGAACGAAATTAAATGATCCGTTAAAGGACATGGGAATGGTTGACGCCTTTGATTATGCTGTGGCTGATTTCTCGAGTATCAGTAACACTAGTAGTTTATCAATAAGTGAAGTGGTGCATCAGGCATACATTAGTGTAAATGAAAAAGGAACTGAAGCTGCTGCAGCAACAGAAATAGAAAGTGTAGATTCAATGCCTGAGTATGATTATGAGTTTTCGGCAGATCATCCTTTCCTATTCTTCATAGAGGATAAGCGAACAGGGTGTATTCTGTTCATGGGTAAAGTGGAAAGTCCTGAATCTGAGTAA
- a CDS encoding type I restriction endonuclease subunit R — protein MIDESDLEQICLTWFQGTGWEYQYGPDIAHDGPIPERQDYRQVLLHGRVKDALHRLNPGVPDSILEEVLHTLSKPQHPSLVQNNRAFHEMLLEGVPVEYEMDGEMRGDRVRLIDFEHKEMNRYLVVNQFTVQGVKQPRRPDIVVFINGLPIAVIELKNPISEQADIWSAYEQLQTYKEEIADLFVFNEALVISDGFNARVGSLTATNEWFLPWRTIRNEDDKPLLEYELEKVVRGFFNPEMLLDYLRHFILFEPAGDTQIKKIAGYHQFHAVREAVRATVIAAGLPAVNKANEPRANYAEKVEPGSKKGGIIWHTQGSGKSISMACFAGKLMQQPQMQNPTLVVVTDRNDLDGQLYRTFVNAKMLLKETPVQAESREELRELLANRPSGGIIFTTIQKFMLKKGETAFPKLTDRDNVVVIADEAHRSQYGLRAILDTSTGLFKYGYAHHMRSALPSATFVGFTGTPIENDDKDTRRIFGEYVSIYDIQDAVMDGATVPIYYESRLAKLDINQAEIEKLNSEVEEVLEDEEDIALRERSKSRWAALEQLVGADKRIKEVANDLVTHFENRNSSIEGKGMIVGMSRDICVHMYNAIIELRPEWHNEDPLKGEIKIIMTGSASDKKHLQPHIYNSQTKKMLENRFKDPDDPLKLVIVRDMWLTGFDVPCLHTMYVDKPMRAHNLMQAIARVNRVFHEKQGGLVVDYIGIAAEIRLALKTYVDNRGKGAPTIDTIEPLVILKEEMEKARGMFHGFDYTNYRTRSLELLLPAANHILGLEEGKKRYFDIVLAISKAYSLCGTRDEAMDLREEIAFFQAVKVIISKASTSETKLAEEKKNQIIKQILDNALLAEGVEDIFELAGLDKPDLSILSDAFLEEMRHLPHKDLAVELLQKLLRDQIRSRTSTNVIQERKFSERLTVSLNKYHSRSLKSAEVIEELISMAKEFREAAKRGKDLGLNDSELAFYDALADNESAVIELGDVTLKLIAQELTEKLRKSTTVDWQKRDSVRAKLRNLVRITLRRYKYPPDKQEEAIKLVLDQADRLSDEWSKDV, from the coding sequence TTGATAGATGAAAGCGACCTTGAACAAATTTGTTTAACATGGTTCCAGGGCACTGGCTGGGAATACCAGTACGGTCCAGACATCGCTCATGACGGTCCTATACCGGAGCGTCAGGATTACCGGCAGGTCTTGCTTCATGGTCGTGTGAAGGATGCATTACATCGTCTAAATCCGGGTGTTCCGGATTCAATACTGGAAGAGGTACTGCATACTCTCAGCAAGCCACAGCATCCTTCTCTTGTGCAGAATAACCGGGCATTTCATGAGATGTTGCTGGAAGGCGTGCCGGTGGAGTATGAGATGGATGGGGAGATGCGTGGGGACAGGGTAAGGCTCATTGACTTTGAGCATAAGGAGATGAACAGATACCTTGTTGTCAATCAGTTTACAGTTCAGGGAGTGAAACAACCGCGCAGGCCGGATATCGTAGTATTCATAAATGGATTGCCTATTGCTGTAATCGAGTTAAAGAACCCTATTTCTGAGCAGGCTGACATATGGTCCGCATATGAGCAATTGCAGACCTACAAAGAAGAAATAGCTGATCTTTTTGTATTCAATGAAGCCCTTGTGATCTCTGACGGGTTTAATGCACGTGTAGGATCTCTGACAGCAACAAATGAATGGTTCCTGCCATGGCGTACAATTCGCAATGAAGATGATAAACCATTATTGGAATATGAGTTGGAAAAAGTAGTTCGTGGATTCTTTAATCCTGAAATGCTGCTTGATTATCTCAGGCATTTCATTCTTTTCGAACCTGCAGGAGATACACAGATCAAAAAGATTGCAGGATATCATCAGTTCCATGCAGTAAGAGAAGCAGTACGTGCCACTGTGATAGCTGCCGGATTGCCTGCAGTCAATAAAGCAAATGAACCACGTGCAAACTATGCAGAGAAAGTAGAGCCAGGTTCAAAGAAAGGAGGTATAATCTGGCACACACAGGGATCAGGAAAGAGTATATCCATGGCCTGCTTTGCCGGTAAACTGATGCAACAGCCGCAGATGCAGAACCCCACACTTGTTGTGGTCACTGATCGTAACGACCTTGATGGTCAGTTGTACCGGACCTTCGTCAATGCAAAAATGCTGCTTAAAGAAACACCTGTACAAGCTGAGAGCCGTGAGGAATTGCGTGAACTCCTTGCAAATCGTCCTTCAGGTGGTATTATCTTCACCACAATCCAGAAGTTCATGCTCAAAAAAGGTGAAACTGCGTTTCCGAAACTTACAGACCGTGATAATGTTGTAGTAATAGCCGATGAAGCACACCGCAGTCAGTATGGATTACGTGCCATACTGGATACAAGCACAGGTCTATTCAAATATGGATATGCACATCATATGCGTTCTGCTCTCCCTTCAGCTACATTTGTCGGTTTTACTGGCACACCCATCGAAAACGATGACAAGGACACACGTCGGATATTTGGTGAGTATGTCAGTATATATGACATTCAGGATGCGGTCATGGACGGTGCAACCGTTCCTATCTATTACGAAAGCCGCCTGGCAAAACTAGACATAAACCAGGCCGAGATAGAGAAACTCAACTCAGAAGTCGAAGAGGTTCTGGAAGACGAGGAAGACATAGCCTTGCGTGAAAGATCAAAATCCCGCTGGGCAGCTCTTGAACAGCTTGTAGGAGCAGACAAGAGGATAAAAGAAGTAGCCAATGATCTTGTCACTCATTTTGAAAACCGGAACTCTTCAATTGAGGGTAAAGGCATGATCGTCGGTATGAGTCGTGATATCTGTGTTCACATGTACAATGCCATAATCGAATTAAGACCTGAATGGCACAATGAAGATCCCCTAAAAGGCGAAATCAAAATTATCATGACAGGCTCTGCTTCAGATAAAAAGCACCTTCAGCCACACATCTACAACTCCCAGACAAAGAAGATGCTGGAAAATCGTTTCAAGGACCCGGACGACCCATTGAAACTTGTTATTGTACGAGACATGTGGCTCACAGGATTTGATGTTCCATGCCTGCACACAATGTATGTTGACAAACCAATGCGTGCTCATAACCTGATGCAGGCCATCGCACGTGTAAACCGTGTATTCCATGAAAAACAGGGTGGTCTTGTAGTAGACTACATCGGCATTGCAGCAGAAATCCGATTAGCTCTGAAGACCTATGTAGATAATCGTGGAAAAGGAGCACCTACTATTGATACTATCGAACCTCTGGTTATACTTAAAGAGGAAATGGAAAAGGCCCGTGGAATGTTCCACGGGTTCGACTACACGAATTACAGGACAAGATCATTAGAATTACTCCTTCCTGCAGCCAATCACATCCTGGGTCTTGAAGAAGGAAAAAAACGCTATTTTGATATTGTGCTTGCTATTTCCAAGGCCTACTCACTATGTGGTACCAGAGATGAAGCAATGGATCTCCGTGAGGAAATTGCTTTTTTCCAGGCTGTAAAAGTAATCATTTCCAAAGCATCAACAAGTGAGACAAAACTTGCAGAGGAAAAGAAGAATCAGATTATCAAACAAATCCTAGATAATGCACTTCTTGCTGAAGGAGTAGAGGATATCTTCGAACTTGCAGGATTAGATAAACCAGATCTCAGCATTCTCTCTGATGCATTCCTCGAAGAAATGCGACATTTGCCACACAAGGATCTTGCAGTAGAGCTATTACAAAAACTTCTAAGGGATCAGATACGATCACGAACAAGTACCAACGTAATTCAGGAGCGTAAATTCAGTGAACGTCTAACGGTTTCACTTAACAAATACCACAGCCGTTCACTTAAAAGTGCTGAAGTGATAGAAGAACTGATTTCAATGGCCAAGGAATTCCGTGAAGCTGCCAAACGTGGTAAAGATCTAGGTCTCAATGATTCAGAGCTTGCTTTTTACGATGCACTTGCAGATAATGAAAGTGCTGTTATCGAATTAGGTGATGTAACTCTAAAATTAATTGCCCAGGAACTAACGGAAAAACTACGTAAAAGCACAACTGTGGATTGGCAAAAGCGTGATAGTGTCCGTGCAAAATTACGCAACCTTGTAAGAATAACTCTTCGACGCTACAAATATCCTCCAGATAAGCAGGAGGAAGCTATTAAATTGGTGTTGGATCAGGCAGATCGTTTGTCGGATGAGTGGAGTAAAGATGTTTAA
- a CDS encoding FRG domain-containing protein produces the protein MVEIDLLEKIPIWNEFAVLTEVTGDRIPVVRVNDWRQFTEILDEPYFNKKNVHLVFRGHRRFDWGLTPSLGRLSDKGIVTQKIAKKQLDYFRRAVRGRVSDSSIVADGEEEELWSVGQHHGLSTPLLDWTYSPYVALFFAFEKDDSTEEKQQNPYRVIYVLDKSYVEKNENCPQIKILEPRKDNHGRLVNQAGLFTLSDYENTLENYLIDSLEEEVLENLTDEDEVTELSKYICKIYIPNKNRDECLRHLRRMNVHHASLFPDILGASEYCNILIAESIAEEENAPETDGSAEEENAPETDGSAEEENAPETDGSAEEENAPETDGSAEEEDVLERLKDLIADATESQQLEEKDIFAIADKILIIFEIKTKKSIDWKTREPVKASMRTAFRSIMREYVSSDEGLTEITNKILSYFTELNQEGTIVDR, from the coding sequence GTGGTAGAGATTGATTTATTAGAAAAGATTCCTATATGGAATGAATTTGCAGTCTTGACCGAGGTAACAGGGGATAGAATTCCTGTAGTAAGGGTAAATGATTGGCGTCAATTTACTGAGATATTGGATGAACCTTATTTTAATAAGAAAAATGTTCACTTAGTTTTCCGTGGACATCGTCGTTTTGATTGGGGGCTTACTCCATCTTTGGGACGTTTGAGTGATAAGGGAATTGTCACACAAAAAATTGCGAAGAAACAATTAGATTATTTCCGGCGAGCTGTTAGAGGACGTGTTAGCGATTCTTCAATTGTAGCCGATGGTGAAGAGGAAGAATTGTGGTCTGTAGGTCAACATCATGGTTTGAGTACTCCTTTACTAGATTGGACATATTCGCCATATGTTGCACTTTTTTTTGCATTTGAAAAAGATGATTCTACAGAAGAAAAACAACAAAATCCTTATCGTGTAATCTATGTTCTCGATAAGTCTTACGTTGAAAAGAATGAAAATTGTCCTCAAATAAAGATTCTTGAACCTCGGAAGGATAATCACGGAAGATTGGTGAATCAAGCGGGACTTTTTACCCTTTCAGATTATGAGAATACTTTAGAGAATTATCTAATTGATTCTTTGGAAGAAGAAGTATTGGAAAATTTAACAGATGAAGATGAGGTTACTGAACTCTCAAAGTACATATGTAAGATTTATATCCCTAATAAGAACCGCGATGAATGCTTACGTCATTTGAGACGCATGAATGTACATCATGCTAGTTTATTCCCTGATATTTTAGGTGCTTCAGAGTACTGTAATATATTGATTGCAGAAAGCATTGCTGAAGAAGAGAACGCTCCAGAAACAGATGGTTCCGCTGAAGAAGAGAACGCTCCAGAAACAGATGGTTCCGCTGAAGAAGAGAACGCTCCAGAAACAGATGGTTCCGCTGAAGAAGAGAACGCTCCAGAAACAGATGGTTCCGCTGAAGAAGAGGATGTTTTAGAAAGACTAAAAGATTTGATTGCGGATGCTACAGAAAGTCAACAATTAGAAGAAAAGGATATTTTTGCTATTGCCGATAAAATATTAATTATATTTGAAATTAAAACTAAGAAAAGTATTGATTGGAAAACAAGAGAACCTGTTAAGGCCAGTATGCGTACTGCATTCCGTTCAATAATGCGTGAATATGTTTCTTCAGATGAAGGTTTAACTGAGATTACTAATAAAATTCTCAGTTATTTTACTGAACTAAATCAGGAAGGCACAATAGTTGATAGATGA
- a CDS encoding restriction endonuclease subunit S, with protein MTRVQSTIYGNFSADFEYSRLIDICVTKGGVQTGPFGSQLHKEDYVSVGTPIITVEHLGENRILHSVIPCVSDEDRERLSKYTLLKGDIVFSRVGSVDRRALVREEEGWLFSGRCLRIRPNQTIIDPGYLSYFFGLPSFKEHIRAIAVGATMPSLNTKILSDVVIYYPKLSEQRTIAHILSTLDNKIECNRRINETLENIAQTIFKSWFVDFNPVRSRAEGQDTGLPEEIAELFPDSFDETEFGKIPTGWKIGTIESICESITSGGTPSRKNPLFWVNGTIPWFKTGELLDGPLIKSDEHITDAALDGSSCKLWPAGTILFALYASPTVGRLGVLTGPGTSNQAAAGLIAKSEYGVPFLRRLLLEARANLQTIAVGAAQQNINQRVLKSYRTVIPQAAVAAAYSQIISSLDEKQVILSKENHCLSKMRDELLPRLVSGELSVERMGMVESKW; from the coding sequence ATGACTAGAGTGCAATCTACAATCTATGGAAATTTTTCAGCAGATTTTGAATATAGTCGCCTCATTGACATTTGTGTTACAAAAGGTGGTGTGCAAACAGGACCTTTTGGTAGTCAACTTCATAAAGAAGACTACGTTTCTGTTGGAACACCAATAATCACAGTGGAGCACCTTGGGGAAAATCGTATTTTGCATTCTGTTATTCCTTGTGTTTCAGATGAAGATCGTGAGCGCCTTTCTAAATACACTCTACTCAAAGGAGATATTGTATTCAGTAGGGTTGGGTCTGTTGACAGAAGAGCATTGGTCAGAGAAGAAGAAGGATGGTTATTTTCTGGTCGTTGCTTGAGAATACGGCCAAATCAAACTATAATTGATCCCGGATATCTTTCATACTTTTTTGGTCTTCCTTCTTTTAAAGAACACATAAGAGCCATCGCGGTGGGTGCAACGATGCCGTCTCTGAATACTAAAATTCTGAGTGATGTTGTTATATACTATCCCAAACTTTCAGAACAACGTACCATTGCTCATATACTTAGTACATTGGACAACAAGATTGAATGCAACCGCCGTATAAATGAAACACTTGAAAACATCGCGCAGACTATTTTTAAATCGTGGTTTGTAGATTTTAATCCAGTACGTTCAAGGGCAGAAGGTCAAGATACAGGGTTGCCGGAGGAAATTGCTGAGTTGTTTCCAGATAGTTTTGATGAAACCGAATTCGGAAAAATTCCGACAGGGTGGAAAATCGGTACAATTGAAAGTATTTGTGAGTCTATCACAAGTGGAGGTACACCATCTAGAAAGAATCCTCTTTTTTGGGTAAACGGGACTATACCTTGGTTTAAGACCGGTGAACTTCTTGATGGACCACTCATCAAATCTGATGAACATATAACAGATGCAGCATTAGATGGTTCATCTTGCAAGTTATGGCCAGCAGGAACAATTCTTTTTGCCTTATATGCATCGCCAACCGTAGGACGCCTCGGAGTTCTTACAGGCCCAGGTACATCGAATCAAGCAGCGGCAGGTTTGATTGCAAAGTCTGAATATGGTGTGCCATTCCTCAGAAGATTACTTCTTGAAGCACGTGCGAATCTGCAAACAATTGCAGTAGGGGCTGCACAGCAAAACATAAATCAAAGAGTTTTAAAGTCTTATCGTACCGTTATTCCGCAAGCTGCTGTGGCTGCAGCATATTCTCAAATCATATCTTCTTTGGACGAAAAGCAAGTAATACTTAGCAAGGAAAATCACTGTCTTTCCAAAATGCGTGACGAACTGCTACCCAGACTTGTTTCCGGAGAGCTTTCTGTTGAACGAATGGGAATGGTGGAATCAAAGTGGTAG